The genomic window CGAGGGCCTTGGTGAGAGGACAGGACTAGCTTTCCCTTTGAGTTCTCGTCCCGGCGAAGCTATAGATTACAACTCCTGATTTTTACAGGAACGTCCCATGCACTCTTAATTTTGCTTAACTACTGTCGAATTTGACGTGGTTGCTTTGTGAATTGCAGCTGCGAGTATAATCTGTTACTAAAATGCTTCTTAATTTTTTGTACGCAGCGATGCTCCTGCTGCTCATCTACCGCAAGAAGAACCCAGTCAACCTGCTGCTGCTTGGCGTCTTCACAGTGGCCATCACCTTCTCTGCGGGCTTCATGTGTTCCTTTTATAGTGGTAAATGTCTTCCCACCATATGCCTTTTATCAGATTCTTGAGTCACATCTGCCAGCTCCTAACCTGTTCACCATATGCCTTTAATGCCCCTCTCATTGTGTTAATGCATATACATATACATGGCTATTAGAAATTTTCCTACTATTACCTTGTTAGTCGCCATGTGCCTTTAATGCCCCTCTCATTGTGTTAATTCATTACATATCCATGGCTAGTAGATATTTTCGTACTATGATTGATATGCTTGTTTCAGTTAGAACCATTTGTATTGCCAGCTAGCAGGATTACCTTTTTTAGAAGACGTTGCTTTGCTATTTTCTGCTGTTACATTTTCAACTAAGAAATTGGCAAACACTAACCTCCGCTTTCGTCATAGAACATTGGTTGGATCTTGCATATTTTTTTACTGTTTCTTCCGGTCACTCTTTGTTGTAAGATACATAGTATTGTGATAGTATAATTTGATCTGAGGCCTATTTGTCCAATAATATGCCAGCCAACCTGCCAAGTTGACATGGTTTTGGCAAGGACGTGGTTTAGGTTGCTGGACTCTAGCTTAAAATTTTATCAAAATAAAAAGGATTTTCAGTTGTTATATCATACTAGTGTTCTGACAAGACAATAGATGTTCAAAGGTTAATTTAAAGGTACTACATGCATGTGCTGGTTAAATCTCATTGGATTGAAGTGATTGAAATCGACACATACGTTTTCGATTTATATAAAGTTATGTTGTCAGGCACTCTGTGATCTATCATTCATTTGTGTTTACCTCAGCGTTCATACAACTGCATTTCGGGGTCGTACCAATTCCAAGGTTCGTTCTAGCTTGTACCACATCGCAGGTGGTTGCTGATAGTTTGCTTCTTCAATGCATCACTGCCGTTTGCTTCAGATTTTAGCATGCATGTGCTTTATTGTTTAGTCAGATTTACATGATAGTTTCCTCGGTAAAGAGATGTGTGTGATGATAAGAAAGCAATTAGTTCATTTTGTAGTCTGctcttatatactccctccgtcccaaaatatgtgtctcggtcaagacacttattttgggacggagggagtatatgatataTGTGTGTTTTGTTCTTTGATAAAGAACCACTGCTAAAATAGTCTTCTATGTGCGCAGGCAAGGTCATTTGGGAGGCTGGGATTTTTACAATCGTGGTTGTCTTGAGCCTCACTGCTTACACCTTCTGGGCTGCAAGGAGGGGCAAGGACTTTAGCTTCCTTGGTCCTTTCCTATTTGCTTCTCTGATGATTTTGCTCGTCTTTGGGTTCATTCAGGTCAGATGCCGTCCATTCCATTCTCTAGTTAGGTGTGTCGCCCATGTATCTATCAGTCTTCTCTATTCTACAATGCACATACTGATCATGACTTCTGTTTGCAGATCTTCTTCCCGCTGGACAAGCTATCTCACACGATCTATGGCGCGCTGGTGGCACTCATCTTCAGTGGCTTCATTGTCTATGACTCGGGCAACATCATCAAGCGTTGCACCTATGACGAGTATGTCTTGGCCGCCGTCATACTCTACCTTGACATCATGATTCCAACTGGGCCTAAAACCTTTCATTGGGTGGATGACAGCCAGGCGCGTCACCCTGGCCCTGGTCTCTCATGATTCAAATCTTGTGGACAAGTTTGCTATCCTGACGAGTCCCTTGACAAGAAGAGTTGTATAGGCTGGTCAGTCTCGCTGGCACGGTTTAATTGAGTTGATCCCTACTAGTAGAGGGGATGCATAAGAAAACTGCTGTTCGTCGGTTCTATTCTATGTATGGTGGATGTGATGTTGTATTTACGGGATCTTTGACATGCTGGATTGGTGGTGCTGCTGCGTTTACGGTGTTCTGATATCATTATTTGTGTAGCCGGGTGGCTTATACTTCTTGCTTCCCAGCACATATGAAGTGGTCTCCTGGCCCATCTTGTGGATGGCGTTTGTCCTGTACTATGAAATACTAAAGGGACGCCTGTTCGCATATATACCGCTTAGAGAAATCTAGCAGAGTCTGTCATTTGTGTGGTTGCAAACATATGACATGTAGAGGTTGCAAGAGAGAGGAGGTTCAGAACCATTGGTAGATTCACCCTTTTCAAAGAAAAAGCACAACCAAACAGTTGTCATTTCTTGTCAGACTTTTTCACCTCCCAATACACCCATAATAAGAACCCATGTCAAGTTTTAGTTTTTTGGGACCATATTTAGgcttaattttttttgtgaaaaatacaaaaatacaatcGGTGCCTAAATACAAGCAAATTAGATATAAGAATTGTCTCTAAAATTTAGACAATGTGAGATTATTATTGTCATCATCAATGATATAATACATGATCTAAACCATTCTCACGTGGCAGGTACACAGAATGGTTGGATATAAAATGTTCTGGTGGAAAAGGTATTTTATAAGGGTCATTTTTCAAAAACAAATCATTCCATTTGaatttacagaataaaagttatgacaATTTGAAGTTAGAGGGTCTTTTATGCAGAACCGCCTAATTAGTTGTAATTAAATAATTTTAGTTTAAAAGCTATGCCAAGTGGCGTGATCTGGGTCATGCTGTTTAGTGACAACGAACAACAGTGGCTGATTGGTATCGATTCAGCGAAATTAAAACACAACCGTCTGATATGGCTTGATGGGCAgcccttttttttagaaaaggaggactaCCCCCGGCCTCCGCATCTGAtcaatgcatgcagccattttattaattattatcaGAGACCTTACAAAGCATtacatcagtaagcctgaagccaccatcctggcgacacctgtcgctactcctatccccttgatgcaGGGGTGACGAATGTACAagcctaataccaaatagacatcGCATCAAAACCTAACATCTAATGCCGGATGCCCCATCCCAGCCACATACCAGGAATGGGTCACATATCAGCCCGGCGCACTCACCGAGGCTACAGCCGCCGTCATCCACATAACCATCCCCAGAGAAGGTATCGACGCAACTTGCCAGGTCAGCTGTCAacgccaccatggcgccagacaGCGCCACCGCCTTGCGTTCGTCCATCCAACCGCATCTGTCGACGATAATCTATCACCGCGCATCGGATGCCGAGTCTCCACGGCGCCACGCTGTTGAGATCCACCATCACCGACGTGATAAATGAAAAACCGCTCCACCACTTGTCTCCTACATCCAGCCGCTCCTCAAAAACGATGCCCCCATGAGGGAAAACAACGCGAAAAGCACCGCCATCGTCTGATCCGGAAACTCCGGATCTAGGTTTTCATCCGGAGCAGCGCAAGCAAGTCGACCGAAGCTGCAGTGGCGATGTCTTCAACAAGATAGCGACGcaaagacgccgccatcgcccgccatgaCCCGAGTCATAGCACAGTTTTCACCGGCAGCCTCGTCTCCCCACTCGACGCCTGGACTGGATGCGAGAATCCACAACCATCTAGCCGATGAAGACTGAAGACTGAAGACGATGGGCTCGGCCCCTCTGTCAATGATAGACAGAGCGCGTGGGTGCGGTTGTCCTTCGATCTAGCACAGACAGCTGCGAGATTTAGATCGCAACGTATCGTTTTCTGTTTTTACTGGGTGCACGAGGGGGTGAGTTTTGGGTCAGCTTAGCTGGGCTGATGGGCTGGCTGGGCTTCTTtcacttttcctttttcttttctgtttgttttctttttctttattaacCCAGGGTTTGAACCGACTTTTAACTAGCACAATTTCATCACAGTGCAAATCCATTGAACTCtcgaaaattagaaaaaaaaatacTAGGGCTTATATGGATCATAGGAAAAACATTTCCAACCCTGATGCGATATTTTTAATACATTTTATCCAAATGGACTTAATATAACTATTGAATatattcc from Triticum aestivum cultivar Chinese Spring chromosome 3B, IWGSC CS RefSeq v2.1, whole genome shotgun sequence includes these protein-coding regions:
- the LOC123072408 gene encoding protein LIFEGUARD 2 — translated: MKGGDVEAGGTSTAALKAALYPATTESPELRWELIRKTYVVLFLQLLLTAVVAAVVYKFRHFIESSYDGLGLYIFLFLFFFPITAMLLLLIYRKKNPVNLLLLGVFTVAITFSAGFMCSFYSGKVIWEAGIFTIVVVLSLTAYTFWAARRGKDFSFLGPFLFASLMILLVFGFIQIFFPLDKLSHTIYGALVALIFSGFIVYDSGNIIKRCTYDEYVLAAVILYLDIMIPTGPKTFHWVDDSQARHPGPGLS